The following proteins come from a genomic window of Edaphobacter sp. 4G125:
- a CDS encoding deoxyribonuclease IV, with protein MATKTKKRIGVHVGTAGGVWTAVDRAVAAGANTFQIFSASPRMWKAPAVKPADAAKLAELRAKHDVGPVVIHANYLINVCSQTDAVRANSIAAFRGEVERALALKAEFLVLHPGSWKGLTREEGLRLAAESIEQAVDGIDFSGKDFRLLIENTAGAEFSLGGKLEQVAELVEQLKSHLPVAVCLDTCHVHVSGYDIVTTDGYIETMKLVDSTVGSDAVKVWHCNDAKAAMGSKLDRHEHIGEGTIGAEAFRRLLHDDRFSHCAFIAETPVDAPGDEARNVGVLRTLAAG; from the coding sequence ATGGCGACAAAGACGAAGAAGCGGATTGGTGTGCATGTAGGGACGGCCGGTGGTGTTTGGACTGCTGTAGATCGTGCTGTGGCCGCAGGGGCAAATACTTTTCAGATTTTTTCGGCCAGTCCACGGATGTGGAAGGCTCCGGCAGTGAAACCTGCCGATGCGGCGAAGCTCGCTGAGCTACGTGCAAAACACGATGTGGGGCCAGTGGTGATCCATGCCAATTATTTAATCAATGTGTGTAGCCAGACAGATGCGGTGAGGGCTAACTCCATTGCAGCATTTCGCGGAGAGGTGGAGCGAGCTCTGGCGCTGAAGGCGGAGTTTCTGGTGCTGCATCCAGGGAGCTGGAAGGGGCTGACTCGCGAGGAAGGGCTGCGGCTGGCGGCAGAGTCGATTGAACAGGCGGTGGATGGAATCGATTTTTCAGGGAAAGATTTTCGTCTGCTGATTGAGAACACGGCAGGTGCTGAGTTTTCGCTGGGCGGTAAGCTCGAGCAGGTTGCCGAGTTGGTGGAACAATTGAAGTCGCATCTTCCGGTGGCCGTGTGTCTGGATACATGCCATGTCCATGTCTCCGGATACGATATTGTGACGACCGACGGCTATATCGAAACAATGAAGCTGGTGGACTCGACCGTGGGATCTGACGCGGTGAAGGTATGGCACTGCAACGATGCCAAGGCGGCGATGGGCTCGAAGCTGGACCGGCATGAGCACATTGGCGAAGGGACGATCGGGGCAGAGGCCTTCCGGCGGCTGTTGCACGATGACCGATTTAGCCATTGCGCTTTTATTGCAGAGACGCCGGTGGATGCTCCGGGAGATGAGGCCCGCAATGTTGGAGTACTCAGGACGCTGGCCGCAGGATAG
- a CDS encoding DUF6526 family protein — MPAPQNYSNHHRTDPPMHFFVFPVLIANVGVAIWIAIHFRHQYPWLGHWSIVVALALLVLATKCRINDLKLQDRLIRLEERLRLSSLLPANELTHLSELTTKQLVALRFASDEEIPALVHKTLTQNLEPKAIKQSITHWRADYERV; from the coding sequence ATGCCCGCACCCCAGAACTACTCCAACCATCACCGCACCGACCCTCCTATGCACTTCTTTGTCTTTCCCGTCCTCATCGCGAATGTGGGAGTTGCCATCTGGATCGCCATTCACTTCCGGCATCAATATCCCTGGCTCGGCCACTGGTCCATCGTCGTCGCGCTCGCTCTCCTCGTCCTCGCCACCAAATGCCGCATCAACGATCTCAAGCTTCAAGACCGCCTCATCCGCCTCGAAGAGCGCCTCCGTCTTTCATCTCTTCTTCCAGCCAACGAATTGACCCACCTCAGCGAACTCACAACAAAACAGCTCGTCGCGCTCCGCTTTGCCTCCGACGAAGAGATTCCAGCGCTCGTCCATAAAACCCTCACCCAGAACCTTGAGCCCAAAGCAATCAAACAGAGCATCACTCACTGGCGCGCCGATTACGAACGCGTCTAG